One stretch of Acidobacteriota bacterium DNA includes these proteins:
- the uvrA gene encoding excinuclease ABC subunit UvrA yields MSIDRLTVRGARQHNLQDITVEIPRNSLTVVTGLSGSGKSSLAFDTIYAEGQRRYVETLSTYARQFLDQMERPDVDTIEGLSPAISIDQKTTSRSPRSTVGTITEIYDYLRLLFATIGVPHCPQCNRPITRQPVAQIVAQILALKGSDRIMILAPLVRGRKGEFRKELEKLGRDGYIRARIDGELRGLDDPDQPIILDKRKNHTIEVLVDRVLLKPGIEKRLEASIATAMKLASGLVQVAVVDGEEFLFSESLACAECGTSVPVFEPRSFSFNSKYGACESCQGLGSKWDFDPAKLIVDWSKPLLDGALGPALGALYPQRMIEELATEQKVDLKIAFSELPQRVQDMALYGNIPGKPGTKSSKKVTGLIPLLRENLESSTSEGYREWLTQYMSASPCGVCHGKRLRPESLAVKVQGLSIGDLTAAPVSRAHEVFSRVKLSEREERIAGRIVSEIRNRLNFLLAVGLGYLSLDRSAPTLSGGEGQRIRLAAQIGSKLRGVLYVLDEPSIGLHHRDNSKLIETLENLRDLGNTVLVVEHDEDTIRRADYVVDLGPGAGRHGGHVVATGTPRDIEASEASLTGQYLSGKLSIPMAAKRRSPNGRQLIIHTARANNLKGIDVTFPLGLMIVITGVSGSGKSTLVNDILYRSLSQKLYGAKEAPGAHGRIEGVEHIDKVICIDQTPIGRTPRSNPATYTGVFTPLRELFAMLPESRERGYKPGRFSFNVRGGRCEACQGDGQRRIEMNFLPDVYVTCDICRGRRYNAETLSVRYKNHSIADLLETTAQDSLPLLENIPTIAQRLRTVVEVGLGYLHLGQSSTTLSGGEAQRMKLARELSRRQTGKTLYILDEPTTGLHFDDIRKLLEVLQRLTELGNTVIIIEHHLDVVKSADWVIDLGPDGGDGGGRVVAAGTPEQVARVEQSHTGAALRQIFAKAAAAIKTKGSSGSGTRSRAKKVVGASKAGRPKG; encoded by the coding sequence ATGAGCATAGACCGGCTGACGGTCCGAGGGGCCCGCCAGCACAATCTGCAAGACATCACGGTGGAGATTCCCCGCAACTCGCTGACCGTGGTCACGGGGTTGAGCGGCTCGGGGAAGTCCTCGCTCGCCTTTGACACCATCTACGCGGAGGGCCAGCGGCGGTATGTCGAGACACTTTCCACCTACGCGCGGCAGTTCCTCGATCAGATGGAGCGGCCCGACGTGGACACCATCGAGGGCCTCAGCCCGGCCATCTCCATCGACCAGAAGACCACTTCACGCAGCCCGCGCTCCACCGTGGGAACCATCACGGAAATCTACGATTATCTGCGACTGCTCTTCGCCACCATCGGCGTTCCGCACTGTCCGCAATGCAATCGTCCGATTACGCGGCAGCCGGTGGCGCAGATTGTCGCGCAGATTCTGGCGCTGAAGGGCAGCGACCGGATCATGATTCTGGCGCCGCTGGTGCGGGGCCGCAAAGGCGAGTTCAGGAAAGAGCTGGAAAAGCTGGGCCGCGATGGCTACATCCGCGCGCGCATTGACGGCGAGCTGCGCGGCTTGGACGATCCCGATCAGCCGATCATTCTCGACAAGCGCAAGAACCACACGATCGAAGTGCTGGTGGATCGCGTGTTGCTCAAGCCCGGCATTGAAAAGCGTCTGGAAGCCTCCATTGCCACGGCGATGAAGTTGGCGAGCGGTCTGGTTCAGGTGGCCGTGGTGGATGGCGAAGAGTTTCTATTTTCCGAATCGCTGGCCTGCGCCGAGTGTGGCACCAGCGTCCCTGTATTTGAACCGCGCTCATTTTCATTCAACAGCAAGTACGGCGCGTGCGAATCCTGCCAGGGGTTGGGCAGTAAGTGGGATTTTGATCCCGCAAAATTGATCGTCGATTGGTCGAAGCCTTTGCTCGATGGCGCGCTGGGACCCGCGCTGGGCGCACTCTATCCGCAGCGCATGATAGAAGAATTGGCCACGGAGCAGAAGGTTGACCTGAAGATCGCGTTCAGCGAATTACCGCAGCGAGTGCAGGATATGGCTCTCTACGGGAATATTCCTGGAAAGCCTGGAACCAAGTCGAGCAAAAAAGTCACGGGATTGATTCCTCTGCTGCGAGAGAATCTTGAATCCAGCACTTCTGAGGGGTACCGAGAATGGCTGACGCAATACATGTCGGCTAGTCCCTGCGGCGTATGTCACGGCAAACGCCTGCGACCGGAGAGTCTGGCGGTAAAGGTGCAAGGACTGTCGATTGGCGATCTGACGGCAGCGCCCGTCAGCCGCGCTCATGAAGTATTCTCACGCGTGAAGCTGAGTGAGCGAGAAGAGCGCATCGCTGGACGCATCGTCAGTGAGATACGGAATCGTTTGAATTTCCTGCTGGCCGTGGGGCTTGGCTACCTCAGCCTGGACCGCTCCGCGCCGACGCTATCGGGTGGGGAAGGTCAGCGCATTCGTCTGGCGGCGCAAATCGGTTCGAAATTGCGCGGCGTGCTCTATGTGCTGGACGAGCCGTCGATTGGGCTGCACCATCGAGACAACTCGAAGTTGATTGAGACACTCGAAAATTTGAGAGACCTGGGCAATACGGTTCTGGTGGTCGAGCACGATGAAGACACCATTCGTCGCGCCGATTATGTGGTGGACCTTGGCCCCGGCGCAGGACGGCATGGTGGCCACGTGGTAGCCACTGGCACGCCGCGTGATATTGAGGCATCCGAGGCCTCACTCACCGGCCAGTATCTTTCCGGCAAGCTCTCCATTCCAATGGCGGCGAAGCGCCGCTCCCCCAATGGCCGTCAGCTCATCATCCACACGGCGCGTGCCAACAATCTAAAAGGCATTGATGTCACGTTTCCACTCGGACTGATGATCGTTATCACTGGCGTATCGGGCTCCGGAAAGTCAACGCTGGTGAACGATATCCTCTACCGGTCGCTATCGCAGAAACTTTACGGGGCGAAAGAAGCTCCGGGAGCGCATGGCCGGATCGAGGGTGTCGAGCATATTGATAAAGTGATCTGTATTGATCAGACGCCAATCGGGCGCACGCCGCGCTCGAACCCGGCGACTTACACGGGAGTCTTCACGCCACTGCGTGAATTGTTCGCCATGCTGCCGGAGTCGCGCGAGCGAGGATACAAGCCGGGCCGCTTCAGCTTCAACGTGCGCGGCGGACGTTGTGAAGCCTGTCAGGGAGATGGCCAGCGGCGGATTGAAATGAACTTTCTTCCCGACGTTTACGTAACGTGCGACATCTGCCGAGGCCGCCGCTACAACGCCGAGACGCTCTCGGTTCGCTATAAGAATCATTCCATCGCGGACCTGTTGGAGACCACGGCTCAGGATAGCCTCCCGCTGCTGGAGAATATCCCCACCATTGCGCAACGGCTGCGCACGGTGGTGGAGGTCGGGCTTGGCTATTTGCATCTGGGGCAGTCCTCCACGACGCTTTCCGGCGGCGAAGCGCAGCGCATGAAGCTGGCCCGCGAGTTGAGCCGGCGACAGACCGGCAAGACGCTGTATATATTGGATGAGCCGACCACCGGGTTGCACTTCGACGATATCCGTAAATTGCTGGAAGTCTTGCAACGCTTGACGGAGCTGGGCAACACCGTCATCATCATCGAGCATCACCTCGACGTGGTGAAGTCCGCCGACTGGGTGATTGATTTAGGGCCCGATGGTGGCGACGGTGGAGGTCGCGTGGTAGCCGCGGGCACTCCCGAGCAAGTCGCGCGCGTGGAGCAATCTCACACAGGCGCGGCGCTCCGGCAGATATTTGCCAAGGCTGCAGCGGCTATCAAGACTAAAGGCTCGTCCGGAAGTGGGACACGTTCGCGAGCGAAAAAAGTCGTGGGAGCAAGTAAGGCAGGCAGGCCGAAAGGGTAG
- a CDS encoding CPBP family intramembrane metalloprotease, protein MSDPSQEFNHQEAASPFGKGRGTVEAAIAPQEHPNSTDAEPWPPLPEDRLWTLTDVGSFFLFALVTMVVALGIVMGSFTLLNSGLNWGLTLSHPQVQTPIAVLVQSVWELFWILFIYQIVVVKYGLKFWERLQWKQAGVPMFRYLLAGSMMSLAIQLSFQFIPGRPELPIEKLFDTPASAYLMAFFGIGVAPFVEELVFRGFFLPVFERRWGAAVAVVMTGTLFAAIHAAQLGGVGPELLALLLVGLILSFVRVHTGSLVPSFLMHLGYNSTLFLLLFVATNRFQTLKG, encoded by the coding sequence ATGTCCGATCCTAGCCAGGAATTCAACCATCAAGAAGCTGCCAGCCCTTTCGGAAAAGGAAGGGGCACAGTGGAGGCGGCAATCGCTCCGCAGGAACATCCCAACTCCACGGATGCCGAGCCGTGGCCGCCGCTCCCGGAAGATCGCCTTTGGACATTGACAGATGTCGGCAGCTTCTTCCTGTTTGCCCTGGTGACGATGGTGGTGGCCTTGGGAATTGTTATGGGCAGCTTCACCCTGCTGAACAGCGGACTGAACTGGGGTCTTACGCTTAGCCATCCCCAAGTCCAGACACCCATCGCGGTGTTGGTTCAGAGCGTTTGGGAACTATTCTGGATTTTGTTTATCTATCAGATTGTGGTGGTGAAATACGGCCTGAAGTTTTGGGAGAGATTGCAATGGAAGCAGGCTGGAGTGCCGATGTTTCGCTACCTGCTAGCTGGATCCATGATGTCGTTGGCCATTCAGTTGTCATTCCAATTTATTCCCGGCCGACCTGAATTGCCCATAGAAAAACTGTTTGATACTCCGGCATCGGCCTATTTAATGGCTTTCTTTGGAATTGGCGTCGCTCCTTTTGTCGAAGAGCTGGTCTTTCGGGGGTTCTTCCTGCCGGTGTTTGAACGCCGCTGGGGGGCTGCTGTTGCGGTGGTCATGACAGGCACGCTCTTTGCCGCCATCCATGCTGCCCAGCTTGGTGGAGTCGGTCCGGAGTTATTGGCGCTGTTGCTGGTGGGTCTGATTCTTTCGTTTGTGCGCGTGCACACGGGCTCGTTGGTGCCCTCTTTTCTGATGCACTTGGGATATAATTCCACGCTATTTCTATTGCTGTTTGTTGCCACGAACCGTTTTCAGACCTTAAAGGGGTGA
- the mtnA gene encoding S-methyl-5-thioribose-1-phosphate isomerase has product MLQGGVKTIEWTNEGVRLIDQRILPGREEYFVCRNCEEVATAIREMVVRGAPAIGVTAAMGIALGMMQSPAATLEGWQKDFTRITDLLAATRPTAVNLFWAIGRMRERFEQWLASDLGRAQIAKQLIAEAQLILEEDIAACRAMGDFGSSLVPAGQTVMTICNAGALATAGYGTALGVIRSAVREGKGIDVLSLETRPFLQGARLTAWELQKDGIPTTLITDNMAGHFLRTGLNSRKIGCVVVGADRIAANGDTANKIGTYGVAVLARENNVPFYVAAPLSTIDLNMASGEQIPIEQRAEKEVAEIQGVSIAPEGIAIQNPAFDMTPHRYIAAIITERGIAQPPYTESLARLKQTPTA; this is encoded by the coding sequence ATGTTGCAGGGTGGCGTAAAGACAATCGAGTGGACCAACGAAGGCGTTCGTCTGATTGACCAACGGATTCTTCCGGGCCGCGAGGAGTACTTCGTCTGCCGCAATTGCGAGGAAGTTGCCACGGCGATACGCGAGATGGTGGTACGCGGAGCGCCGGCCATCGGCGTTACGGCGGCGATGGGCATTGCGCTTGGCATGATGCAATCACCGGCCGCAACTCTGGAAGGATGGCAGAAAGACTTTACGCGAATCACCGACTTATTGGCGGCGACCCGGCCTACGGCGGTGAATCTTTTCTGGGCGATCGGACGGATGCGGGAACGCTTTGAGCAGTGGCTTGCCAGCGATTTGGGGCGGGCGCAGATCGCGAAGCAATTGATCGCGGAGGCCCAGCTTATTCTGGAAGAGGATATTGCCGCATGCAGGGCCATGGGGGATTTTGGCTCTAGTCTGGTTCCCGCCGGGCAGACCGTGATGACTATCTGTAACGCGGGCGCGCTGGCCACGGCTGGATATGGAACGGCCCTTGGCGTGATCCGATCTGCCGTCCGGGAAGGCAAGGGGATTGACGTGCTCTCGCTCGAGACCCGGCCCTTCCTGCAAGGGGCACGTCTGACGGCCTGGGAACTGCAGAAGGATGGCATCCCGACGACGTTAATTACGGACAACATGGCGGGACATTTTTTGCGGACTGGCTTGAACTCGCGCAAGATAGGTTGCGTGGTGGTGGGCGCTGATCGCATTGCCGCCAATGGGGATACAGCGAATAAAATAGGAACATACGGAGTGGCGGTGCTGGCCAGAGAGAACAATGTGCCGTTCTACGTTGCTGCTCCGCTATCGACCATTGATCTGAACATGGCCTCTGGAGAGCAAATCCCCATCGAGCAACGGGCAGAGAAGGAAGTCGCTGAAATTCAAGGAGTTAGCATCGCCCCCGAAGGGATCGCCATTCAGAATCCGGCGTTTGATATGACTCCGCACCGCTACATCGCGGCCATCATCACGGAGCGCGGAATCGCCCAGCCCCCCTACACGGAGAGCTTAGCTCGGTTGAAGCAAACCCCGACCGCGTGA
- a CDS encoding DoxX family membrane protein encodes MGRVLQWICRLFLGGLFIVAGYVKIAEPFQFEMAIESYQLLPVWGVIAVARMLPWIEVALGLLLVRGWKLHWFASFCAALLGFFLVTMTITYARGIEATCGCFGLGEPVSPRTLARDTGFFVAAAYLAVVSWRRVRPASSLNNSQ; translated from the coding sequence ATGGGGAGGGTCCTGCAGTGGATTTGCCGCCTTTTTCTAGGCGGGCTTTTCATCGTGGCTGGATACGTAAAGATTGCGGAGCCATTCCAGTTTGAGATGGCCATCGAGTCTTATCAACTGTTACCGGTTTGGGGAGTCATCGCCGTAGCCCGCATGCTGCCATGGATCGAAGTGGCACTTGGACTGTTGCTGGTACGTGGCTGGAAGCTCCACTGGTTTGCTTCATTTTGTGCCGCGTTGCTTGGATTCTTCCTGGTTACCATGACGATCACCTACGCTCGTGGCATCGAGGCCACCTGCGGATGCTTCGGGCTGGGAGAGCCGGTCAGCCCGCGCACCTTGGCACGGGACACGGGCTTCTTCGTAGCCGCTGCTTATCTCGCGGTGGTGTCCTGGAGGCGTGTAAGACCCGCCTCCAGTCTGAATAACTCCCAGTAA
- a CDS encoding DUF971 domain-containing protein, with protein sequence MTLADGKKLEKILVPLEVGRAGEHDIRIRWNDSSESIYIARKLRMECPCAHCVDETTGRRILKEPAIPMDVRPAAIEPVGRYGICIHWSDGHSTGIYTWEKLYGLAQR encoded by the coding sequence ATGACTTTGGCAGATGGCAAGAAACTTGAAAAAATTCTCGTGCCCTTGGAAGTCGGCAGGGCTGGCGAGCACGACATTCGCATTCGATGGAACGACAGTTCCGAGTCTATATATATCGCTCGGAAGCTACGGATGGAATGTCCCTGCGCGCATTGCGTGGACGAAACTACCGGCCGGCGCATACTGAAGGAACCAGCCATCCCGATGGACGTGCGTCCTGCTGCGATTGAGCCAGTCGGGCGTTACGGCATCTGTATCCATTGGAGCGATGGACACAGCACAGGAATCTACACGTGGGAGAAGCTTTACGGATTGGCGCAGCGTTGA
- a CDS encoding iron-sulfur cluster carrier protein ApbC, which translates to MATEQQVLDALRSVQDPDLHRDIVSLGFIQDMKIIGGDVSFAINLTTPACPVKDQLKAQAEEAVKKISGVKSVQVDMRAEVRSMAMPTGQFTIPGVKNIVPVGSGKGGVGKSTVAANLAVALAGTGARVGLMDADIYGPSIPTILGITEQPKPGQRGLIPPVAYGVKVISAGFFIKPDQAVIWRGPMLSKLVDEFLRNVEWGELDYLIIDLPPGTGDVQLTLCQRIPLTGAVIVSTPQDVALNVAEKAHIMFQQLKCATLGIIENMSYYICKHCGEREEIFSSGGAERAAAKWKVPVLGKIPLAKNIREASDNGRPIGLVEPGSPEAAVFAEIARNLAAQISIRNMQEQEEPLVKITF; encoded by the coding sequence ATGGCCACCGAACAGCAAGTGTTAGACGCTCTGCGCAGCGTACAGGACCCCGATCTGCATCGCGATATCGTCTCGCTCGGATTCATCCAGGATATGAAGATTATTGGTGGAGACGTCAGTTTCGCCATCAACTTGACCACACCAGCCTGCCCCGTGAAGGATCAACTGAAAGCCCAGGCGGAGGAAGCGGTCAAGAAAATAAGTGGTGTGAAATCCGTGCAGGTGGACATGCGCGCGGAAGTGCGATCGATGGCCATGCCCACGGGACAGTTCACCATCCCCGGCGTGAAAAACATCGTGCCCGTAGGATCGGGCAAGGGAGGCGTTGGCAAATCGACCGTCGCCGCCAATTTGGCTGTCGCGTTGGCTGGCACGGGCGCGCGCGTTGGATTGATGGACGCCGATATTTACGGACCCAGCATCCCCACAATTCTCGGCATTACGGAGCAGCCCAAACCGGGCCAGCGCGGATTGATCCCCCCAGTTGCCTATGGAGTGAAAGTCATCTCCGCCGGCTTTTTCATCAAGCCGGATCAAGCAGTGATCTGGCGTGGGCCAATGCTCTCGAAGTTAGTCGATGAGTTTCTGCGCAACGTTGAGTGGGGCGAGCTGGACTATCTGATCATTGATCTGCCGCCAGGAACCGGCGACGTGCAACTCACTCTCTGCCAACGCATTCCGCTGACCGGCGCGGTGATTGTTTCGACGCCACAGGACGTCGCGCTGAACGTCGCCGAGAAGGCGCACATCATGTTCCAGCAGTTGAAATGCGCGACGCTCGGCATCATCGAGAACATGAGCTATTACATCTGCAAGCATTGCGGTGAGCGCGAGGAAATCTTTTCCTCCGGTGGAGCCGAGCGCGCGGCCGCAAAATGGAAGGTTCCGGTGCTGGGCAAGATTCCCCTGGCCAAAAATATTCGCGAAGCTTCCGACAACGGGCGCCCCATCGGACTGGTAGAGCCCGGATCACCGGAAGCGGCAGTGTTCGCCGAAATTGCTCGCAATCTTGCAGCTCAGATCAGCATTCGCAACATGCAGGAACAGGAAGAGCCGCTGGTCAAGATCACTTTTTAG
- a CDS encoding Rrf2 family transcriptional regulator has translation MKFSSQEEYGLRCLLQLARRDAGASLTIPEIATAEGLSVAYVAKLVRILRQDGFVKSSRGQSGGYALTHSPDGILVGDVLNALGGRIFDSDTCGRYHGTEDMCTHSIDCSIRSLWQAVQREVDHVLSRTTLQDLLGSEQEMTTSASNLVQIATQRPLQNAL, from the coding sequence ATGAAATTCAGTTCGCAGGAAGAGTACGGGCTTCGCTGTCTGCTGCAACTGGCGCGACGCGACGCAGGCGCGAGTCTCACCATTCCAGAGATCGCCACGGCCGAGGGCCTCTCGGTTGCTTATGTCGCCAAGCTGGTGCGGATTCTGCGCCAGGATGGATTTGTGAAGAGCAGCCGCGGACAAAGTGGTGGATATGCATTGACCCACTCCCCTGACGGAATACTCGTCGGCGATGTGCTGAACGCCCTGGGCGGACGCATCTTCGACAGCGATACTTGCGGGCGTTATCACGGTACCGAAGACATGTGCACGCACTCCATCGACTGCTCCATCCGCTCGCTTTGGCAAGCCGTGCAGCGCGAGGTGGATCACGTTCTCAGCCGCACCACGCTGCAGGACCTGCTCGGCAGCGAGCAGGAGATGACCACATCGGCAAGCAATCTGGTGCAGATCGCCACGCAGCGTCCGCTGCAAAACGCTCTTTAA
- a CDS encoding DUF59 domain-containing protein, protein MENTPPVDNPVSKLDLESRVTEAVRMVYDPEIPVNVYELGLIYELTVDPEGKVNIQMTLTAPSCPEAGAIPGRVETAVRSVEGVTDAKVELVWEPAWTPARMSEAAKLQLGVLY, encoded by the coding sequence ATGGAGAATACTCCACCCGTCGACAATCCAGTTTCCAAGCTGGATCTGGAGTCGCGCGTCACTGAAGCCGTCCGCATGGTCTATGATCCGGAGATTCCGGTGAATGTCTACGAGCTCGGCCTGATCTATGAGTTGACGGTGGATCCGGAGGGCAAGGTAAATATTCAGATGACTCTTACGGCACCCAGTTGCCCCGAGGCCGGCGCTATCCCCGGACGCGTGGAGACCGCAGTGCGCAGCGTCGAGGGCGTAACGGACGCTAAGGTCGAGCTGGTCTGGGAGCCGGCGTGGACGCCCGCGCGCATGTCGGAAGCAGCCAAGCTGCAACTCGGAGTTTTGTATTAG
- a CDS encoding SUF system NifU family Fe-S cluster assembly protein, producing MSELDNLYQELIVDHSKNPRNFGKLEPHDHEATGYNPLCGDKVTVFLQMENNVVKDVQFHGVGCAISTASASLMTERLKGKSQADAEKLFTEFHGLVTQGTADAAAQEHLGKLQAFSGLREFPMRVKCATLAWHTFRAAMRGEEPDISVE from the coding sequence ATGAGCGAACTCGACAATCTGTATCAGGAATTGATCGTCGATCACAGCAAGAATCCGCGTAACTTCGGCAAGCTGGAGCCGCATGACCACGAAGCCACCGGATACAACCCGCTGTGCGGCGACAAAGTAACGGTCTTCCTGCAGATGGAAAACAATGTAGTCAAAGATGTGCAGTTTCATGGCGTCGGCTGCGCCATTTCAACCGCTTCGGCTTCACTGATGACCGAGCGCTTGAAGGGCAAGTCGCAGGCCGATGCAGAGAAGCTCTTCACCGAGTTCCACGGATTGGTAACGCAAGGCACCGCCGACGCGGCGGCTCAGGAACATTTGGGCAAACTTCAGGCGTTCTCGGGGCTCAGGGAGTTTCCGATGCGCGTCAAGTGCGCCACGCTGGCCTGGCACACTTTCCGCGCCGCCATGCGCGGCGAAGAACCAGACATCTCCGTGGAGTAG
- a CDS encoding cysteine desulfurase, which produces MAITGLPLAVHSTSAPSSETLTSTDVARIRQDFQALHQMVHGQPLVYLDNAATSQKPRAVLDALGRYYTEDCANVHRGVHLLSQRASDSFDAARQKVQRFLGAAHSKEIIFTRGATESINLVAATYGRKNICAGDEVLITAMEHHSNIVPWQMLCDEKGATLRVAPITTSGELIIEEFERLLTPRTKLAAICHISNALGTVNPIAHMIEMAHRKNVPVLVDGAQAAPHAAVNVQALDCDFYAFSGHKLYGPTGIGVLYGKAQLLEAMPPYQGGGDMIRTVSFTKTTYNSLPYKFEAGTPDIAGVIGLGAAIDYVNAIGLDRIAAYEQELLEYATQRVSSLPGLRIIGTAREKAGLVSFVMDGVHPHDLGTIMDRQGVAVRAGHHCAMPVMELFGLAGTTRASFAFYNTREEVDTLVAAIQKAREVFGQ; this is translated from the coding sequence ATGGCGATAACAGGCTTGCCCCTCGCGGTACATTCCACTTCTGCGCCATCGAGCGAAACATTAACTTCCACTGACGTTGCGCGCATCCGTCAGGACTTCCAGGCGCTGCATCAGATGGTTCACGGCCAGCCGCTGGTCTATCTGGATAATGCCGCCACATCGCAAAAACCTCGCGCGGTGCTGGACGCTCTCGGGCGCTACTACACCGAAGACTGCGCCAATGTCCATCGCGGCGTACATCTGCTGAGCCAGCGTGCATCGGATAGTTTTGACGCGGCGCGGCAGAAGGTCCAGCGGTTTCTCGGAGCAGCCCACTCCAAGGAAATTATCTTCACGCGCGGCGCGACCGAATCCATTAATTTGGTCGCGGCTACATATGGCCGCAAAAATATTTGCGCGGGCGACGAGGTTTTGATCACGGCCATGGAGCATCACTCGAATATCGTCCCCTGGCAGATGCTCTGCGATGAAAAAGGCGCAACGCTGCGCGTGGCTCCCATTACCACCAGCGGCGAGTTAATCATCGAAGAATTCGAGAGACTACTGACGCCGCGCACCAAGCTGGCGGCGATCTGCCACATCTCCAATGCACTCGGCACGGTGAACCCGATTGCTCACATGATCGAGATGGCGCACCGGAAGAATGTGCCCGTGCTGGTGGATGGCGCGCAGGCGGCGCCTCATGCCGCCGTCAACGTGCAGGCTCTGGACTGCGATTTCTACGCCTTCTCCGGGCATAAACTGTACGGCCCGACGGGCATCGGCGTGCTATACGGAAAGGCGCAGCTTCTGGAGGCCATGCCTCCTTACCAGGGCGGCGGGGACATGATCCGCACCGTCAGCTTCACCAAGACAACCTACAACAGCCTGCCTTACAAATTCGAGGCGGGCACGCCGGATATCGCAGGCGTCATCGGCCTCGGCGCGGCGATCGACTACGTCAACGCCATCGGTTTGGACCGCATTGCCGCCTATGAGCAGGAACTGCTGGAATATGCGACGCAACGCGTGAGTTCTCTGCCGGGCCTGCGCATTATCGGCACCGCCAGAGAGAAGGCCGGCCTCGTGTCATTCGTGATGGATGGAGTGCATCCGCATGATCTGGGCACCATCATGGATCGGCAGGGAGTCGCCGTGCGCGCGGGACACCACTGCGCCATGCCGGTGATGGAACTATTTGGACTGGCCGGAACGACTCGAGCCTCCTTTGCGTTTTACAATACGCGCGAGGAAGTGGATACGCTGGTAGCTGCCATTCAAAAAGCGCGGGAGGTCTTTGGGCAATGA
- the sufD gene encoding Fe-S cluster assembly protein SufD, translated as MMPTELEITERQELFLSHFRQQEAQLLASEPAWLTAQRQDAIQSFQDAGFPTTQDEDWRYTNVSPITQTAFRYEGLGGKSSPESAGVSAQAKSIGGDGPVAARLVFVNGHYSEKHSSIGSLPAGVRIGSLRALLMAKDADGLRVYLGRTLNLRRQAFTSLNAALWQDGAFVLVPQNVALTDPVQLVYLSTAQGAPTAAHSRTLIVAERNAEVTVAETFQAGDDGICFSNAVTEMVAGENAVVDYYHSVRENNRSFHIGLVQAYAGHAAQISALSVSLSGALVRNEVRAVLDAEGADCTLNGLYLANGVQHVDNHTTIDHAKPHGSSRQVYNGILDGHATAVFNGRVIVRPDAQKTDANQRNRNLLLSADATIDTKPQLEISANDVRCTHGATVGQMDPEALFFLRSRGLQREEAVALLIQAFAGEILDKVKPEGLRHWLEGALRTESSNASVAGKK; from the coding sequence ATGATGCCAACTGAACTTGAAATTACCGAGCGGCAGGAACTGTTTCTGTCGCACTTCCGCCAGCAAGAGGCGCAACTGCTGGCCAGCGAGCCCGCGTGGCTGACGGCGCAACGGCAGGACGCGATCCAGTCATTTCAAGATGCCGGATTCCCCACCACTCAGGATGAGGATTGGCGCTACACCAACGTCAGTCCCATCACTCAGACCGCCTTTCGATATGAAGGCTTGGGCGGGAAATCATCACCTGAGAGTGCAGGAGTTTCCGCGCAGGCCAAGTCCATCGGCGGGGATGGGCCGGTGGCGGCGCGCTTGGTGTTTGTGAATGGTCATTACAGCGAGAAGCACAGCAGCATCGGATCGTTACCGGCTGGCGTGCGCATCGGAAGTTTGCGGGCACTCCTGATGGCAAAGGATGCCGACGGGCTGCGAGTTTATCTGGGCCGCACGCTGAACCTTCGGCGTCAGGCATTCACTTCGCTGAATGCTGCTTTGTGGCAGGACGGCGCATTCGTGCTTGTTCCGCAGAACGTCGCGCTGACGGACCCGGTTCAATTGGTTTATCTCTCGACAGCGCAGGGTGCTCCAACCGCCGCGCATTCCAGAACGCTGATCGTCGCCGAGCGCAACGCGGAGGTAACGGTGGCGGAAACTTTCCAGGCGGGCGATGACGGCATTTGCTTCTCGAATGCAGTTACCGAAATGGTTGCCGGAGAAAACGCCGTGGTCGATTACTACCACTCGGTACGGGAGAACAACCGGTCCTTTCATATAGGGCTTGTGCAGGCTTATGCAGGACACGCCGCGCAGATTTCAGCCTTGTCCGTCTCTCTGAGCGGTGCGTTGGTGCGCAACGAAGTTCGCGCAGTGCTGGATGCGGAAGGCGCGGATTGCACGCTCAACGGGTTGTACCTGGCGAACGGCGTGCAGCATGTGGACAACCACACCACCATCGATCACGCTAAACCACACGGCTCCAGCCGCCAGGTCTATAACGGCATACTCGACGGCCATGCCACTGCGGTATTCAATGGGCGTGTCATTGTCCGTCCCGACGCGCAGAAGACCGATGCCAATCAGAGGAATCGCAACCTGCTGCTGTCCGCCGACGCGACGATCGACACCAAACCACAGCTGGAAATTTCCGCCAACGATGTCCGCTGCACGCATGGCGCAACCGTAGGACAAATGGACCCGGAAGCTCTCTTCTTCCTGCGCTCCCGCGGATTGCAGCGCGAGGAAGCGGTGGCGCTGCTGATTCAGGCCTTTGCCGGCGAAATATTGGATAAGGTGAAACCGGAAGGACTTCGCCATTGGCTGGAAGGCGCTTTGCGCACGGAATCCTCGAATGCTTCGGTTGCCGGGAAAAAGTAA